From the Streptomyces sp. 846.5 genome, the window GGCCGAGGCGACAGTAGTGGCATTCGTGGCAGTAGAGGGACGGATCGGCCGCCACCTGGTCGCCGACGGCCAGGTCGCGGACCTCCGCGCCGAGCGCGACGACCTCGCCGGCGAACTCGTGGCCGGGGATGATCGGCAGGGTCGGTGCGAACTCGCCCTGCAGGATGTGCAGGTCGGTTCCGCACAGGCCGCAGGCGGCGACCTGGACCACGACGTCGCGGGGGCCGGGCGTCGGGTCCTCGACGGTTTCGACCCGCACCACCCCGGGCGAGCTGATGACGGCTGCCTTCACTTGACTGCTCCAAGGGAGAGGCCCTGGACCAGCTTGTCCTGGGCGGCGAACCCGGCGATGAGCACGGGCAGGGAGATGCAGACGGCGGCGGCGCACACCTTGGCCAGGAACAGGCCCTGGCTGGTGACGAAGCTGGTGAGGAACACCGGTGCGGTGCCCGCCACGACGCCGGTCAGCACCTCGGCGTACAGGAGTTCGTTCCAGCTGAAGATGAAGGCGATCAGCGCGGTGGCGGCGATGCCGGGGGCGGCCACCGGGGCCACGATCCGGCGCAGGGTGGTCAGCAGCCCGGCGCCGTCGATGGCGGCCGCCTCCAGGATCTCCTTGGGGACCTCGGCCAGGAAGGAGCGCATCATCCAGACCGCGATCGGCAGGTTCATCGAGGTGTAGAGGATGACCAGCAGCCAGATGGTGTCCAGCATGCCGGCGTACTTGGCGATCAGGTACAGCGGCAGCAGTCCGGCCACCACCGGCAGCATCTTGGTGGACAGGAAGAAGAACATCACATCGGTCCACTTGCGCACCGGTTTGATCGACAGCGCGTAGGCGGCGGGGATCGCCAGCACCAGCACCAGCACGGTGGAACCGATGCTGGCGGTAAGGGAGTTGATCAGCGGCGGCCAGGGGCTGACGCCGGTGGTGGCGCCGAAGAACTCCCGGTAGCCCTGCAGCGTCAGGCTCGCGCCGATGCTCGGCGGGTTGGTGGCCGCGCTGGACTCGCTGTGCAGCGAGGTGAGCACCATCCAGGCGAAGGGGGCGAAGAAGAGCAGGCCGCACAGCCAGGCCAGCAGACCCAGCAGGCTGCGGTTGCGGTTGTCCTTGCGGTTGCCGTTGCGATTGCGCTTGCGCGTGGCGCCGGCACTGGTCACAGCGTCTCCTCCCGGAACAGCGATGAGACGGTTCTCAGCGCGAAGGTGGCGATGACCAGCGAGCAGGCGACCACGATGACGCCCTCCGCGGAGGCCTCGCCGTAGTCGTGGCCCTGGTAGAAGGTCTCGTAGACGGTGTAGGGCAGGTTGGCCGTACCCAGCCCGCCAGAGGTCAGCGTGAACACCGCGTCGAAGTTCTGGACCACGTAGATGCTGCCGAGCAGGGCAGCGAGTTCCAGGTAGCGGCGCAGGTGCGGGAAGGTGAGGTAGCGGAACACCTGCCAGCTGCTCGCCCCGTCGACCCGGGCGGCCTCGACCACGTCCAGCGCCCGGCTCTGCAGCCCGGCCAGCAGGATCAGCATCATGAACGGCGTCCACTGCCACACCAGCGCGGCCTCCACCGAGATCAGCGGGATCACCGACAGCCAGTCGGGCTGCGGCGCGTTCGCGCTGCCGAACAGGCTCCACACCCAGGTCAGCACACCGTCCAGGAGCCCGTAGGAGGCGTTGTAGATCGCATGCTTCCAGAGCAGCGCCGAGGCCACCGGCACCACCAGGAACGGGGTGATCAGCATGGTCCGGACGATGCCGCGGCCGCGGAACCTGCGGTCCAGCAGCAGCGCCAGGCCAAGGCCCAGCAGCAGGCTCACCAGGACCACCGAGGCGGTCAGCACCACCGTGGTCACGATCGCCGAGCGCAGCGCCGGATTGGAGAACGCGTTGCGGTAGTTGGACAGGCCGCCGAACCCCCGGTTGCCCGGGTCCAGGGCATTCCAGCGCATGAACGAGATGACCAGGGTGCCCACGAAGGGCAGCTGCGTGACCACGATCATGAAGACCAGAGCCGGCAGCAACGGACCCCTGCGGGCCCACGCGCCACGGGGTTTGGCGCTCTGCGGGAGCGCCGCCTGCTTCGCTCCACGCAGCGGGGGTCGCAGGCGTCCGGCCGGCGAGACGATGCTCATGGGTTTTCTCCTCTCCTCCGCGCCGGGGACCTCCCGACCCGGTCGGCGGGTCGGGAGGGGGTCAGCGGTGGCGTCGGGGACGGCGTCAGGAGTGGCGTCGGGTGGGGATGAGGGGACGGGGAGGTGGTCACTGGCCGGCATGCTGGGCGCCGACCTTGGCTGCGAGGGCCTGGCCGGCCCGCAGCGCCTGCGCGACGCTGGTCTGACCGGCGATGGCGGAGCTGATCTGCTGGGAGACCTCGGTGCCGAGGTCCTCGAACTCCGGGACGCCGACGAACTGGATCCCGGGGGCCGGCCGCGGCTGCACGCCTGGGTTCTGCGGATTGGCCGTGGTCAGCGCGGTCAGCGTGGGCTGGGCGAAGGCCGAGGCGGCGGCGAGGTACTGGGCGTTGGAGTAGGTCGACGTGCGCTTGCCGGCCGGGACCTTGGACCAGCCGAGGGTGTTGCCGACCAGAGTCTCGTACTGCTTGCTGGAGGCCCAGGAGATGAACTTCCAGGCGTCGTCCTGGTGCTTGCTCGCCTTCTGCAGACCCCAGGCCCAGGTGTAGAGCCAGCCCGAGCTCTTGGTCAGGTCCACCGGGGCGGGCACATAGCCCATCTTCCCGGCGACCGGTGAGCCGGCGCCGTCCAGCGCTCCGGCCGCGGAGGTCGCGTCGTACCACATGGCGACCTTGCCCTGCTCCACGTCGTTGAGGCACTCGGTGAAGCCGGCCTGCGGCGCCCCCGCCTCGCCGTGCGCGCGCACCAGGTTGACGTAGAAGTCGGTCGCCTTGGTGAAGGCCGGGCTGTTGACCTCGGCCGTCCAGTTCTTGTCGAACCAGGTGCCGCCCATGGTGTTCACCACGGTGGTCAGCGGGGCTATCACCTCGCCCCAGCCCGGCTGTCCGCGCAGGCAGATGCCCTTCATACCGGGCTGGGCGCCGTCGGCCGCCGCCGCCAGCGTCGCCACCTGGTCCCAGGTCGGGTTGGCGGGCATGGTCAGTTTCTTGGCCGCGAAGACGTCCTTGCGGTACATCAGGAACGACGATTCGCCGTAGAAGGGCTCGGCGTAGATCTGCCCGTTGGCGGTCAGCGACTGCTGGATACTGGGCAGGATGTCGCTCTGGTCGAAGGTGGTGTCGGCCTGGGCGCGTGAGGTGAGCGGGGCCAGCCAACCGTTCTTGGAGAAGATCGGTACCTCGTAGTTGCTGATGGTGGCCACGTCGTACTGGCCGGCCTGGCTGGAGAAGTCCTGGGTGATCTTGTCGCGGACGTCGTTCTCCGGCAGCACGGTGAAGTTGACCGTGATGCCGGTGGTCTTGGTGAAGTTGTCCGCCGTCAGCTTCTGCAGGTCCGCCATCTGCGGGTTGTTCACCATCAGCACGTTGATGGAGTGACTTTGCGCGCTGGTGGACCCACCGGCGCCGCCGGCGCCGCTGCAGGCCGCGAGCAGAGCGCCGCAGAGGGCCACCGCCCCGATCGGAGCGGTTCTGCGCAGGAGGGTGTGTCCGATTGCCATGGTTCTTCCTTCACTTGAGGAATCCGGCCGGGTGGGACCTGGCCCAGGACAGGTGTGATCGACGTGCGGCCACAGGCCCGGGGGCCGGCCGCAACGGGAACTGCATGCTGCTGGGTGTCGCCTGGTGGGTGCCGTCAGACCCGGATGACCTGCGGCCCCATGAGGCCGTACCGATGGGCTTCGGCGCTGGACAGTCCGGTGTCCGTGACGATCGCCTCGAAGTCGCCGACCTCGGCGAAGCGGCAGAAACTGCTCGCCCCGAACTTGCTGTGGTCGCCCATGAAGACCCGCCTGCGCGACACCTGCAGGGCCTTGGCCTTCACATCGGCCACGACCGGATCGGGTGTGGTCAGGCCGAGTTCGCGGGAGATCCCGTTCGATCCCAGGAACGCCAGATCGATGACGAACCCCGAGAGCATCGCGCAGGCCCAGGAGCCCACAGTGGCCATGGTGCGGGCTCGCACCCGACCGCCGAGGAGCAGCACGGTGGTGTTGCTGGAGTCGGCGATCGCCCCTGCCGTGGACAGCGACGCCGTCACTACCGTCAGC encodes:
- a CDS encoding carbohydrate ABC transporter permease, translated to MLGLLAWLCGLLFFAPFAWMVLTSLHSESSAATNPPSIGASLTLQGYREFFGATTGVSPWPPLINSLTASIGSTVLVLVLAIPAAYALSIKPVRKWTDVMFFFLSTKMLPVVAGLLPLYLIAKYAGMLDTIWLLVILYTSMNLPIAVWMMRSFLAEVPKEILEAAAIDGAGLLTTLRRIVAPVAAPGIAATALIAFIFSWNELLYAEVLTGVVAGTAPVFLTSFVTSQGLFLAKVCAAAVCISLPVLIAGFAAQDKLVQGLSLGAVK
- a CDS encoding sugar ABC transporter permease codes for the protein MSIVSPAGRLRPPLRGAKQAALPQSAKPRGAWARRGPLLPALVFMIVVTQLPFVGTLVISFMRWNALDPGNRGFGGLSNYRNAFSNPALRSAIVTTVVLTASVVLVSLLLGLGLALLLDRRFRGRGIVRTMLITPFLVVPVASALLWKHAIYNASYGLLDGVLTWVWSLFGSANAPQPDWLSVIPLISVEAALVWQWTPFMMLILLAGLQSRALDVVEAARVDGASSWQVFRYLTFPHLRRYLELAALLGSIYVVQNFDAVFTLTSGGLGTANLPYTVYETFYQGHDYGEASAEGVIVVACSLVIATFALRTVSSLFREETL
- a CDS encoding sugar ABC transporter substrate-binding protein — encoded protein: MAIGHTLLRRTAPIGAVALCGALLAACSGAGGAGGSTSAQSHSINVLMVNNPQMADLQKLTADNFTKTTGITVNFTVLPENDVRDKITQDFSSQAGQYDVATISNYEVPIFSKNGWLAPLTSRAQADTTFDQSDILPSIQQSLTANGQIYAEPFYGESSFLMYRKDVFAAKKLTMPANPTWDQVATLAAAADGAQPGMKGICLRGQPGWGEVIAPLTTVVNTMGGTWFDKNWTAEVNSPAFTKATDFYVNLVRAHGEAGAPQAGFTECLNDVEQGKVAMWYDATSAAGALDGAGSPVAGKMGYVPAPVDLTKSSGWLYTWAWGLQKASKHQDDAWKFISWASSKQYETLVGNTLGWSKVPAGKRTSTYSNAQYLAAASAFAQPTLTALTTANPQNPGVQPRPAPGIQFVGVPEFEDLGTEVSQQISSAIAGQTSVAQALRAGQALAAKVGAQHAGQ
- a CDS encoding DeoR/GlpR family DNA-binding transcription regulator, giving the protein MRAEERQHRILGLARHAGRVEVTVAAADFGVAPETIRRDLSELERRGLVRRTHGGAYPVESAGFETDLAQRVTFHVENKRRIAAEAVKLLGEAETVFVDEGYTPQILAALLPTDRPLTVVTASLSTAGAIADSSNTTVLLLGGRVRARTMATVGSWACAMLSGFVIDLAFLGSNGISRELGLTTPDPVVADVKAKALQVSRRRVFMGDHSKFGASSFCRFAEVGDFEAIVTDTGLSSAEAHRYGLMGPQVIRV